In a single window of the Elaeis guineensis isolate ETL-2024a chromosome 4, EG11, whole genome shotgun sequence genome:
- the LOC105042643 gene encoding probable signal recognition particle 43 kDa protein, chloroplastic, with protein sequence MQAVLTNPSLSRLKLPLPKPKPLTFFHPVAATSLTLRHRRHRRRHGGVRSFAFRDQFPQPSSQTQPQEGEQELKKEGEDYGEVSRIIGSRTVRTPVYGDDGSVSTTTMTEYLIEWKDGHAPSWVPAAAIAADVVAEYETLWWTAARKADAAALSTLLADESTERDPDAEDADGRTALHFAAGLGSEECIRMLAAAGADVGRAERAGGGLTPLHVAAGYGQAAAVRALLEAGADVAAVDGRGRTALELAREVLAATPAVELGRRAGLAAAAAELEGAVYEWAEVERVVEGRGKGKRREYLVEWKDGGREWVRKEWVAEDLVVDFEAGLEYGVAEAVMGRREAAEGGGKEYLVKWVDIEEATWEPEANVDRELVEDFERRQKESAQAAAEGEEEEEEKEKGEESGAPQETAVG encoded by the coding sequence ATGCAGGCGGTGCTCACAAATCCATCTCTTTCTCGCCTCAAACTCCCTCTTCCGAAACCCAAACCCCTTACTTTCTTCCATCCTGTCGCCGCCACCTCCCTAACCCTCCGCCACCGCCGACACCGCCGCCGCCACGGCGGCGTTCGGTCCTTCGCTTTCCGAGACCAATTCCCGCAACCCTCATCTCAAACCCAACCCCAGGAAGGAGAACAAGAATTAAAGAAGGAAGGAGAGGATTATGGTGAAGTTAGCCGGATCATCGGCAGCAGGACCGTCCGAACCCCCGTCTACGGTGACGACGGCTCCGTCTCCACCACCACCATGACGGAGTACTTGATCGAGTGGAAAGATGGCCACGCTCCCTCCTGGGTCCCCGCCGCCGCCATCGCCGCCGACGTGGTGGCGGAGTACGAGACCCTCTGGTGGACCGCCGCCCGGAAGGCCGACGCCGCCGCCCTATCGACCCTCCTTGCCGACGAGTCCACCGAACGGGACCCCGATGCGGAGGACGCGGACGGCCGGACGGCCCTACACTTCGCGGCCGGGCTGGGTTCGGAGGAGTGCATCCGGATGCTGGCGGCGGCGGGAGCGGACGTGGGGCGGGCGGAGCGGGCCGGCGGGGGCCTGACGCCGCTGCACGTGGCGGCGGGGTATGGGCAGGCGGCGGCGGTGCGGGCGCTGCTGGAGGCCGGGGCGGACGTGGCAGCCGTGGACGGGCGGGGGAGGACGGCGCTGGAGCTGGCGAGGGAGGTGCTGGCGGCGACGCCAGCGGTGGAGCTGGGGAGGCGAGCGGggctggcggcggcggcggcggagctGGAGGGGGCGGTATACGAGTGGGCGGAGGTGGAAAGGGTGGTGGAGGGGAGGGGGAAGGGGAAGAGGAGGGAGTACTTGGTGGAGTGGAAGGACGGGGGGAGGGAGTGGGTAAGGAAGGAGTGGGTGGCGGAGGATCTGGTGGTGGACTTTGAGGCGGGGCTGGAGTACGGGGTGGCGGAGGCGGTGATGGGGCGGAGGGAGGCGGCGGAGGGAGGCGGGAAGGAGTACTTGGTGAAGTGGGTGGATATTGAGGAGGCGACGTGGGAGCCGGAGGCTAATGTGGACCGGGAGCTGGTGGAGGATTTCGAGCGGCGGCAGAAGGAGTCGGCGCAGGCGGcggcggagggggaggaggaggaggaggagaaggagaagggggaGGAGTCCGGTGCGCCGCAAGAGACGGCCGTAGGGTGA